Proteins from a single region of Oscillatoria sp. FACHB-1406:
- a CDS encoding HpsJ family protein encodes MNSNPVLSAYTALALKVVGAILILSSLIDYLILAIPFKPFDQAWQIAFTNQIVDRGIVPLVGIVFLSIGYWIGDAIDGDGGRSPVTDLRFWAFIVATILGLLFLLLVPLHVSNLSRAINDQIKQIDEQANVAEGQIQQQSQQLSTLVKDEARLKELDQAIQSGEVQGQKLQPAQVQQLQATRDQILTLRQDPKALNEQIEKAQQQIANRKKELKDQAQLNAVKSGIRIGISSLLLAIGYSALGWMGFKGLGSSGPGRRRAAVK; translated from the coding sequence ATGAATAGTAACCCCGTTCTTTCCGCATACACCGCTCTCGCGCTCAAAGTCGTCGGCGCGATTCTGATTTTGTCATCCCTGATTGACTACCTTATCTTAGCCATTCCCTTTAAACCCTTCGACCAAGCGTGGCAAATTGCGTTCACCAACCAAATTGTCGATCGCGGTATCGTCCCGTTAGTCGGAATCGTCTTTTTGAGTATCGGTTATTGGATTGGCGATGCAATTGATGGCGATGGCGGTCGTTCCCCCGTCACCGATCTTCGGTTTTGGGCATTCATTGTCGCTACAATTCTCGGCTTGCTCTTCCTGCTCTTGGTTCCCCTCCACGTCAGCAACTTAAGTCGCGCGATTAACGATCAAATCAAACAAATCGACGAACAAGCTAACGTCGCCGAAGGTCAAATCCAGCAGCAAAGCCAACAACTTTCGACCTTGGTCAAAGATGAAGCCCGCCTCAAAGAACTCGACCAAGCCATTCAAAGCGGTGAAGTCCAAGGTCAAAAATTACAACCCGCTCAAGTTCAGCAATTGCAGGCGACGCGCGACCAAATTTTGACCCTGCGTCAAGATCCCAAAGCCCTCAACGAGCAAATCGAAAAAGCCCAACAACAAATTGCCAATCGCAAAAAAGAATTGAAAGACCAAGCCCAACTGAATGCAGTCAAAAGTGGAATTCGCATCGGGATCAGTAGCTTGCTGCTGGCGATTGGCTATTCCGCCCTCGGATGGATGGGTTTCAAAGGCTTAGGTTCATCGGGTCCGGGTCGTCGTCGCGCTGCGGTGAAGTAA
- a CDS encoding ABC transporter ATP-binding protein, translating to MKLRNLSFSAFRYSPRAIGLVWQTSRFLTVLLALFTILEGILPAAIAYTGKLIVDAVVAASQGGDASPALRYVTFEAIFVILQAAAQRSSSVVQFILRALLGHKVNVLILEKALTLNLAHFEDSEFYDKLTRARNEASFRPLTFILRISSLAENVLALISYSGLLLQFSVLAVLVLVAAAIPPFLAETRFAGKAFRLFQWRSPDTREQNYLEVVLAREDYAKEVQLYQLGPLFLSRYRGIFQRLFSEDRSLFLRRGFWGFILGLLGTGIFYLAYLWIVLETMKGKISLGDMTMYLMVFRQGQSTLSRLLNSVSGLYEDNLYLSNLFEFLDQKIPKALGIVKQGSIPNDGIRFENVSFTYPGSESTALNNLSFHLKPGEKLAIVGKNGSGKTTLIKLLGRLYEPTQGRILLDGLDVQDWDLQVLHQRISVIFQDFARYQFPVGENIGVGDVQHLENTERWDSAATKGMAKPFIETMPQGFQTQLGRWFKSGVELSGGQWQKIALSRAFMRESADILVLDEPTAAMDAEAEAEMFSRLLELANRQMVFLISHRFSTVRMADWIIVLENGEILEQGTHESLLEQRGRYQHLFSLQAAGYQ from the coding sequence ATGAAACTGCGCAACCTTTCATTTTCCGCTTTCCGCTACAGTCCCCGCGCCATTGGGTTAGTTTGGCAAACCAGCCGCTTCCTCACGGTGCTACTCGCCCTCTTCACCATCCTCGAAGGAATCTTACCCGCCGCCATCGCCTACACCGGCAAACTCATTGTCGATGCTGTCGTCGCTGCCAGTCAAGGCGGAGATGCAAGCCCCGCCCTGCGCTACGTCACCTTTGAAGCTATCTTCGTTATTCTCCAAGCTGCCGCCCAGCGCAGTTCCTCCGTCGTCCAGTTCATCCTGCGCGCCCTCCTCGGACACAAAGTTAACGTCCTCATTCTCGAGAAAGCCCTCACTCTCAACCTCGCCCACTTTGAAGACTCCGAATTTTACGACAAACTCACCCGCGCCCGCAACGAAGCCTCCTTTCGTCCCCTCACTTTCATCTTGCGTATCTCTAGCCTTGCTGAAAATGTCTTAGCCCTCATCTCCTACAGCGGACTACTGCTGCAATTCTCCGTTTTAGCCGTCCTCGTTCTCGTTGCGGCTGCCATACCTCCCTTTCTTGCCGAAACTCGCTTCGCAGGGAAAGCCTTCCGCCTCTTTCAATGGCGTTCCCCCGACACTCGCGAACAGAACTATCTCGAAGTCGTACTCGCGCGAGAAGATTACGCAAAAGAAGTCCAACTTTATCAATTAGGGCCGTTATTTCTCTCCCGTTACCGTGGCATCTTTCAACGCCTTTTTAGTGAAGATCGCAGCCTCTTTCTGCGTCGGGGATTTTGGGGTTTTATTCTCGGATTGTTGGGAACGGGGATTTTTTATCTAGCTTACCTTTGGATTGTATTAGAAACCATGAAAGGTAAGATTTCTCTGGGCGATATGACCATGTACTTAATGGTATTTCGACAAGGACAATCGACGCTATCTCGTTTGCTTAACAGTGTCAGCGGACTCTATGAAGATAATCTTTATCTTTCCAATTTATTCGAGTTTCTCGACCAAAAAATTCCGAAGGCGCTAGGAATAGTAAAACAAGGCTCAATCCCTAATGATGGTATTCGCTTTGAAAACGTATCTTTTACTTATCCGGGAAGCGAATCGACTGCCTTAAATAATCTTTCATTCCACCTCAAGCCGGGTGAAAAACTCGCTATCGTCGGCAAAAATGGTTCGGGAAAAACTACTCTTATTAAACTTCTCGGTCGTCTTTACGAACCGACTCAGGGGCGAATATTACTCGATGGCTTAGACGTACAAGACTGGGATTTACAAGTGTTGCACCAGCGTATTAGCGTCATCTTCCAAGACTTTGCCCGCTATCAATTTCCCGTCGGCGAAAATATTGGCGTTGGCGATGTCCAGCACCTCGAAAATACCGAGCGTTGGGATAGTGCAGCTACGAAAGGAATGGCAAAACCTTTTATTGAAACGATGCCGCAAGGCTTTCAAACGCAACTCGGACGCTGGTTTAAGTCGGGGGTGGAACTTTCCGGCGGACAGTGGCAAAAAATCGCACTCTCGCGTGCTTTTATGCGGGAAAGCGCCGATATTTTAGTGCTGGACGAACCGACAGCGGCGATGGATGCGGAGGCAGAAGCGGAAATGTTCTCGCGGTTGTTGGAATTGGCGAACCGACAAATGGTATTTTTGATTTCTCACCGCTTTTCGACAGTACGCATGGCTGATTGGATTATCGTGTTAGAAAATGGGGAAATTCTCGAACAAGGAACCCACGAAAGTTTATTAGAACAACGGGGACGCTATCAGCATTTATTTTCCTTGCAGGCAGCGGGATACCAGTAA
- the raiA gene encoding ribosome-associated translation inhibitor RaiA: MKLLIQGNNIVVTEAIDNYVKEKLEKAVKHFQNLITTVDVHLSVAKNHRVSNSHKAEVTVHANGSTIRAQEGSEDLYASIDLVADKIARQLRKYKEKMLDRTHVQPKTGEMVAEYPVVENLIGDRHVELPERVVRTKYFAMPPMTIEEALIQLQLIDHDFYVFRNSETDEINTVYCRNHGGYGVIIPRANGNGNGTRNGKTAQARTDEKEHQSSPQR, encoded by the coding sequence ATGAAGCTTTTAATCCAGGGCAATAATATTGTCGTTACGGAAGCGATCGATAATTACGTGAAGGAGAAGCTGGAAAAAGCCGTTAAGCACTTTCAGAATTTGATTACAACAGTTGACGTTCATTTATCCGTTGCTAAAAATCATCGAGTTAGTAATAGTCACAAAGCCGAAGTAACCGTTCATGCGAATGGCTCGACAATCCGAGCGCAGGAAGGGAGTGAAGATTTGTATGCAAGCATTGATTTAGTTGCCGATAAAATTGCGCGTCAACTCCGCAAATATAAGGAAAAAATGCTAGATCGCACCCACGTTCAACCGAAAACCGGTGAAATGGTGGCCGAATATCCGGTGGTTGAAAATTTAATTGGCGATCGCCACGTCGAACTGCCCGAGCGAGTCGTGCGCACGAAATACTTCGCGATGCCGCCTATGACAATTGAAGAAGCCCTGATACAACTCCAATTAATCGATCATGACTTCTATGTGTTCCGCAACAGTGAAACCGACGAAATTAACACGGTATACTGCCGCAATCACGGCGGATATGGCGTAATCATCCCGCGCGCGAACGGCAACGGCAATGGCACTCGTAACGGCAAAACCGCTCAAGCGCGAACCGATGAAAAAGAACATCAATCCTCCCCTCAACGCTAA
- the pgl gene encoding 6-phosphogluconolactonase, which produces MNRVVEVVEDKSALIARSLALTVEKIMEATRDRGQCTIALSGGSTPKPLYEAIAAQSLPWDKIHVFWGDERYVPPTDPDSNEGMARGAWLDRVALPPENIHPMPTGASDPAADAETHDAQLRDFFKSSAGEFPEFDIILLGMGDDGHTASLFPHTEALDVRDRLITVGNKDGQPRLTFTVPLINRARCVIFVVAGTSKQPALEQIFAETADERAYPSRQIQPAGELYWLLDRAAGEAIEQRINF; this is translated from the coding sequence ATGAACAGAGTTGTAGAAGTTGTAGAAGATAAGTCGGCGTTAATTGCGCGATCGCTGGCGTTAACGGTAGAAAAGATTATGGAAGCGACGCGCGATCGCGGGCAATGTACGATCGCGCTATCCGGCGGCAGTACGCCCAAACCCCTGTACGAAGCGATCGCGGCACAATCCCTTCCCTGGGATAAAATTCACGTTTTTTGGGGCGACGAACGCTACGTTCCCCCCACCGATCCCGATAGTAATGAAGGAATGGCGCGTGGCGCTTGGTTGGATCGCGTCGCCCTTCCGCCCGAAAATATCCATCCGATGCCGACGGGCGCTAGCGATCCGGCTGCCGATGCTGAAACTCACGATGCACAATTGCGAGATTTTTTCAAGTCCTCGGCTGGAGAATTTCCGGAATTCGACATTATTTTATTAGGGATGGGCGACGACGGGCATACGGCTTCTTTATTCCCGCACACCGAAGCACTGGACGTGCGCGATCGCCTCATCACTGTCGGCAACAAAGACGGTCAGCCGCGCCTGACCTTTACCGTTCCCCTGATTAACCGAGCGCGCTGCGTGATTTTTGTCGTGGCTGGAACTAGCAAGCAACCCGCCCTCGAGCAAATCTTTGCTGAAACCGCCGACGAACGGGCTTATCCTTCGCGCCAAATCCAACCGGCGGGCGAACTCTATTGGCTGCTCGATCGCGCTGCTGGGGAAGCGATCGAACAGAGAATCAACTTCTGA
- a CDS encoding FHA domain-containing protein, with protein MIVCPNCNHQNPESATQCEACYTPLPVTTNCPNCGATIQEDASFCGQCGYSLKPPTGQATIAVNPDENAIPEPLPSTAINAPSPAASAPDLEPIPSAPPSVTPPPIPSTPMAAEAEAESQIPEVPPSAPPPAPPAPAGNSATQLQLEQASLFHVQTNSKIELPSQLSVIHIGKPGGAIPADIDVSGFPDSSVVSRVHADIRVEGGIYYLEDVGSSNGTYVNHTPLPPGNRHRLRAGDRIALGKEDKVTFIFQLS; from the coding sequence ATGATTGTTTGCCCGAATTGCAATCACCAAAATCCCGAAAGTGCAACTCAGTGCGAAGCTTGCTATACACCGCTGCCCGTCACTACGAACTGCCCGAACTGCGGCGCAACGATTCAAGAAGATGCAAGTTTCTGCGGTCAATGCGGCTATAGCCTCAAACCGCCCACGGGACAGGCAACTATCGCCGTTAATCCGGACGAGAACGCTATTCCGGAACCCCTTCCGTCCACAGCAATCAATGCTCCTTCTCCGGCGGCCAGCGCGCCCGATCTCGAACCCATCCCCAGCGCGCCGCCCTCCGTTACGCCGCCCCCCATCCCCAGCACCCCGATGGCAGCAGAAGCAGAAGCAGAAAGCCAGATTCCTGAAGTTCCCCCCAGTGCGCCGCCTCCTGCACCGCCAGCCCCCGCCGGAAATTCTGCTACTCAGCTTCAACTCGAGCAAGCTAGCTTGTTCCACGTTCAAACTAACTCTAAAATCGAGCTTCCCAGCCAACTGTCCGTGATTCATATCGGCAAACCGGGCGGGGCGATCCCGGCTGATATTGACGTTTCCGGTTTCCCAGATTCCAGCGTCGTTTCGCGCGTTCATGCCGATATTCGCGTTGAAGGCGGTATCTATTACCTCGAAGATGTGGGCAGTTCTAACGGCACGTATGTCAACCATACGCCCTTACCTCCCGGCAATCGCCACCGCTTGCGAGCAGGCGATCGCATCGCCCTTGGCAAAGAAGATAAAGTGACGTTCATTTTCCAACTCTCCTAG
- a CDS encoding glycosyltransferase family 2 protein yields MFSVYILTYNEEVEIAGCIESVISLCDDIIVVDSYSRDRTVEIAKSYESVRVIQHVFESHGRQRTWMLEEVPTKYDWAYILEADERMTPELFAECDRATQSDEFIGYYAAERVMFMNRWIRHCTQYPRYQMRLFLKGKVWFSDYGHTEREVCDGPTGFLKETYPHYTSGKGFSRWIDKHNRYSSDEAKETLFQLQAGDVRWKELFLGRSEIERRRALKDLSLRLPLRPVVRFLYMYFILGGILDGRAGFHWCSLQFFYEYLITLKVWELQQQEKEGEARHC; encoded by the coding sequence ATGTTCTCCGTTTACATCCTCACTTATAACGAAGAAGTGGAGATAGCCGGCTGTATCGAGTCCGTTATCTCCTTATGTGACGATATTATTGTTGTAGATTCTTACAGCCGCGATCGCACCGTTGAAATTGCCAAAAGTTACGAAAGCGTTCGCGTTATCCAGCACGTCTTTGAAAGTCACGGCCGCCAGCGGACTTGGATGCTCGAGGAAGTGCCGACAAAATACGACTGGGCTTACATCCTCGAAGCTGACGAACGCATGACCCCGGAATTATTCGCCGAATGCGATCGAGCGACTCAATCCGACGAGTTTATCGGCTACTACGCTGCCGAGCGCGTCATGTTCATGAATCGTTGGATTCGTCACTGCACCCAGTATCCTCGCTACCAAATGCGCCTGTTTCTTAAAGGGAAAGTTTGGTTTAGTGATTACGGGCATACCGAGCGCGAAGTCTGCGATGGTCCCACAGGTTTTTTAAAGGAAACCTACCCCCACTACACCTCGGGCAAGGGTTTTAGTCGCTGGATTGACAAACACAATCGTTACTCCAGCGACGAAGCCAAAGAAACACTGTTTCAGTTACAAGCAGGGGATGTCCGTTGGAAGGAACTCTTTTTAGGACGCTCGGAAATCGAACGCCGCCGCGCCCTCAAAGATTTATCCCTGCGCTTGCCCCTGCGCCCCGTGGTTCGTTTCTTATATATGTATTTTATTTTGGGGGGAATCTTGGATGGAAGGGCGGGTTTTCATTGGTGTTCGCTGCAATTTTTCTATGAATACTTGATTACGTTGAAAGTTTGGGAATTGCAGCAACAGGAAAAGGAGGGGGAAGCTCGTCATTGCTGA